Sequence from the Erythrolamprus reginae isolate rEryReg1 chromosome 2, rEryReg1.hap1, whole genome shotgun sequence genome:
agcactcaattttaacaaaaatgaactataaaatattagatttcgtggtttttaaaaataactaatctaatctgtttagcatacctaagtccttggagaagggcggcatacaagtctaataaataataataacaataacaataataatacctcccaatgcttacttctgacatattttcaatattgtatatctttactaggccagcaaatgcattcttggtctactttttctagctaatgactttcagatgttttaaactttactcaaatgaataagtttttaaaactgaatgaatgaaagaagaaatactgttagttggttaactatctcagctattgtatacatttggattaaaaaattaactgttttacagttttagaattatatgccatccagagtcacttggcagagatagatagctgtagaaataaaagaagtaaataaatttacaggttaaacttattaaaaatgtggataatcaagagagggaaccgcatagtcttacaaaattcctcatccgtgattggcagaaagtgctctaataagtcatccgatttgaagataatcttgtcaacactactggccatcatctgtgccatgtcgatatccataatggtgtccacagcactcctcgctgaacacaacgttacttccacgctctccgcggcagcttcgatgcttatatctagcatggtatccataatgtcctttacttcagttaatttggtataaatagattcaatggcatttgtcatgatctggcagtgagaatccaaaaagagaagaatgaagaaaattgacagaattaagcaccagcgcatatatactgtatcttcctctctaaatttgggttactgtgttcccccaaagtaagaccctgtcttatattgttttgaaccctgaaataagcgtttggccttattgccaatggcttaaaagcccgactatcaggggatgtcttattttgggggaaacagggtatgtgtcatttttgcatccaatttgaattttatttcagtttgcttttagggcagcaattacgtttaaaaaacaacaacaacaaatatacagatagtcctcaacctacaaccacaattgagcccaaatttccatcatctaagcaaggcagttaagcgagttttatcccattttacatcttttgccataaaagttaagcaaattatgtagttgtttagtgaaactgacaatgacattgtcatatgtcagctggtaagattagaaattgtgatcacacaagacacagacagtgcaactgtcatctatacatgccaattgccaagcacccaaattttgatcatgcaaccatggggatgttgtaatggtcattaattgtgaaaacctcttaagctactttttcagtgacgttattaacttggaatgggcactaaatgaatggttgttaagtagaggactatatgtgcacaaaccaaattgattagtatgttctaggaatactgagcaatgggtcagggtaagaaatgaaacaaagattcccaagaaaaaacttttatttatgaaaatacccgcaaagccagtcaaatggtttataaatctggaactcaattaccctgctaataggaataatgatgatgctgaacctagggagcgcatgtcaaatatggcatgttttgggtaacacaccagtgtttaccaacacctaacaattattctcaaaagcacatgctgttctcatgcaattatctgacatcttgggagctgcatgagaatgggggtatgtgtgcgttgccatgtagcctctggaggttgtgcgagggggccacgctcttgcacaacctctggaggctctaaaaatcaggcaagtatcagatagttttcagaagccacagaacctacacaaaaaaagaatgtgaggcctcgtgtgatctggagctgcctcagataggctgcagaaaaaacaccacctgaaggtaaatgacatggcagattctgaggaatcgcacaattgtttgatacttttcaaaataggtaaaaaattctttctcatgtgtttttgtgtgacacacacacgtaagagtccccctctgagggaggtaggcaattcagaaatgtgaataaataaaataaaaacgttaactgttttccaaaattttgacatgccaagcccaaacgttttaccctcacatagaccctactaaacataaggggctgttttacattttttataaaaaaggcaaaaaaagcattttaaaatgtttgctggaggaatcctactagtccaaaaatttggaaggtgaaatatttaaaggagaaaataaaatgtctttttttcccacccataggaagaaaaggctggttggcatttcagcatgacctggttggttcagcacctgctgataacagctatgtctgaaatccattctcatgaagttgatcacttatctcttatactgactatagtagagagagaaagagaatttgtggtcttctaagtcttgctgaattacagtgccctgcatccttcacattccctgtcctaaggacgttgggagtttgaaattcaatgaaatgtaaaatgtcacattttggttacatgaatctacacagatagatatgatatttatatttatgatatttatatttatttacttacttacttattccaaaacggagtcagagctgctaacacgtaagataaatacaacaatagtaaaatagggaaatagaacaatcagattaaaatcaataatttaataaaacaatatcctaaaagaaccatgcatacactgcagtcaatctaatattatggaaggtcaagtgattacctggtccaccgtctgttgcataataggatatttgtgttgtagcctgtaaagattcctacaggcaaacatatttgcaaaagaaactgtaaacagtaaagatgaaaaaaagatttgattacttaaaagattcccagttatgttcaacaactggattctagttgcatttggtttttatgctacttagaatttacaaaatgcgatattgttttatgctgcagtgtaatgataaaggaaagtaatcacataaaggtgggattgcaatgctatgcactcatttaggtaaagggtgggttctaacttacctcgttgccattcgcttcctcctgcgccatgtgggcgtgtgcgcgcaaagcgcaggggcccaaaatttgcaaaatattttttataaaaaaccaaaaacaagatggcggctcatgcgcagtgccggaaacttggcttctgcggaaagcaatagacatcacaatctctggaacgttttaatttttaaaaattgtactaagctacagtaattcatctgttttgtccatggtcttgtaataggtctgtattgttcttcacacccacccacccaccccggaactttaatcccagggagtagaaagtagggaactcagtctcggaaaagttctggttcctcttggattttgagataccgtaaattgcaagatacacatgaaaggggagaattttgttaatcagtaatagaagattctctcccctctcccgcccactctcaattaataaagatcagaaactaccgtatatactcgagtataagccgacccgagtataagccgaggcaccaatttttgccacaaaaactgggaaaacgtattgacccgagtataagccgaagttagaaaatgcagtggctactggtaacttataaaaatggaaaacaataaaattacattaattgagacatgttttagaatatttattttaaagaaaaccagtaaactagctctgtaaatttaaaagagggtaaacaaattaacaatattaacaataaattaaaaagtaaaaaaagtagctcgatcagcaacaaagctaaaacctaagagttaaaatccttcaaaactggattccttctcatcattaattggatttacattattgttctgtttttatatatgctgtgagccaccctgagtccttggagagggattgcatacaaatccaattaaataaataaacaaacaaacaaacaaattaataagtgtatccaaagaagagcttcagcattagctgctgtgaggttatcagcatagaaaaccaaatagatagatagatagatagatagatagatagatagatagatagatagatagatagatatagatagaaagatagatagacagacagacagacagatagaaaaatagatagatagatagatagatagatagatagatagatagatagaaatagatacagatagatacagatacacacacacacacacacacacacacacacacacacacacacgacttcaccggcttcccattgcttttcccctctctcggttggagcaaatggctgcctcgtttgcttgagccagggagaggaactacggcgtgcgagagtggacaaaagctggtgcctcctcgctctggctcaagcaatggcgccctcgtgtggtgactttgtcaatgacctgagtatactcgagtatactgtatacggtatattgcaaacaaagaccaggcactattcaaagatgtctccgtggtcatgtggctggcatgactaaacaccagaggcacactgttaccttcccacgaaaagtggtccctatttttctacttgcattttttatatgctttcaaagtgctaggttggcagaagctgggacaagtaacaggagctcatcctattatgcggtactagggattcgaaccgctgaactgctgacctttcgatcgacaagctcagtgtcttagccactgagccaccgcatccctactgacaatctcaaaaaccatacattggaaaaccaagccaaaaagatgaagaatgacatggcaaagaatagtttggagtgagcctaccagctatgaccaattacttacgttgaggttcaaatatgtggagaagaggctctgtgcttcttgcaatactcttcacatccgtctctgccatctcaaagactgcttggatagctggatgagactgcttggcaaaagtatagggagacaaaacccactcataagtagaaccgattaatggcacatcaccaaacctttggatggacactaagaaataagataccatagagtcaccatcttgctggattgcagaacagctctaccttgctgaactgcagttagatcatattttcaattaAGTTACGATTCATGCTGGTatgtaaaactgaataaatagtaaaccgatactgttgaactttagtttctcagcacattattgtgagcttaaaaacagtacagtgtaagaatgtacactgctcaaaaaaataaagggaacactcaaacaaaacacccgagatctgaatgaatgaaaaattctcactgaacactttgctgtgtacaaagttgaatgtgcacaacagcatgtgaaatggattgtcaatcagtgttgcttcctaagtggacagtttgatttcacagaagtttgctttacttggagttatattgtgttatttaagcgttccctttattttttttgagcagtgtatttaaggagtacaaaagttttcctcagcatgttaagtcctttgatagttttactgtgataaaactaggagcctatgggcctgcagatctttataaatctatgaaatagattagaaaatccatgctgggttctatccttgttacagtttgatccttaaatggtatcctggcttcttccagtattggtcacttacctggtgatcatctacaattcttgtagggattaactctgctccaggagaagacatgatgatgataataatgagaacaagcgggcagcactatagagagacaagatcccatgcagtcaccacagtaatatatcaaattacattacacacaattttagcagcttttgcaggaggaggaaggccaattaaataagcaaacaaataaaccctactctatctctatacctctaattaagcagtatttattccaaacctgatctattttcaccacaagaacatctggagatctcagatttagcttcagctttagcggtgaggtcaaaagattcctcaccactaatatttgattccatacttactgtatgtgatttgtttgcttactgtaatgtgatttgtttgctttgggctgatctttattcttgcacttttgccaactagctgtgtttgtacaaattattcaggttttgattcttattatttacaagtcaatagctcaggtgttttcgaccaaagacttacaccctcaacaaagcaaatgttttaaccctgattctacagttatcagcataactttctttcaaagtaatcagaaattgttggcatttctgagcattacaggtaggtctcaacttaccacaattgaacccaaactttatgttgttaaatgagaaatttgttacatgagttttgcctcattgtattactttcctcacccattttgttaagcaaatgacttcatttcttaaattagcaacacagttgttaagtgaacctggtttcccagctgactttgtttttcagatcgcaaactgttgtaaggcaaagactgctaatttcttgcaactaaagcaatatagccacagaatttcagacacaggattttaaagagaaaccaaataattctgcaaaacaagctaaagggggaaaaaaccccaccaggatacagccaaatatggccccctttaaaaaactcaatgaaactaagtttctgggaaatacctcctctcttaaaatatagcaaagttatgttggctccggagcattttggtggcattgttgcacaatgtaacatccacactgcagaaggccaagaagctatatctgacaaaagtcaaatattttactaaaacctaaacccaaattataaggataaatcatctcttccaccgatgcccaacatgtgttattcaaaaggacacaatgcaatcgacttatctctgaatgagcaatttccattcaactatcaagcctgggagaccaacactttgcaaaaaatttattagttttgctttgcagagtcatttaaaaagaaaacagaaagaccaactttaaaccacatttcaggtggggaggaaagcaactcaggttggtcatacatacctcaaagccaacgataaagccatttccggcctcagtggtctttatatacttataaaacatgaaaaggaagagtcgggctatcattgactgacagttccaaaaagcaatcaaaagcttcttccactgctgaatgggagataaggtaaattgtgttgggaaagacaatggctgcaattctatactgtattcctttaaaaacccacaatcaggttgactaagaattatgttaactagaattaaaaccatccagaggagcccatgctagaaaaagtagctataaatttacagtgaccatatctgtcctttattaaaaagggcaatcttttactttttttaaaaaaaactgtcctttagatttttaaaaaaattaatccttgtattaattaatgtttgtattcttatgaacctctttcagatttatcccttttggggattatactttatttttttccaagggggagagcgtgcaagaccggcggcaatggagcgagactacgcgctccattgctgctgccggaatagtgcttccacccattctgggtcctgcccatccctacgtagcgcagtctcctggagttccgcattccctgcaggcttttcacagccacctaccaactcacctctggaggtgtctggaactggttcttcgtcattccgttgcagctcctggggaaggaaggaaaggccaaactgtcctctggagaatcctgtggacgacaatgatcccattctccattaaggacaccagtccctgctgatttgcggctgctgctgctccctgaccccatttgagctgacatctaatcctgcaaatgaagatacggaggctaaatcctaagctttctgcgtcccagtaagattgagaaaggacagggtgcatcaggccctatgggccaacagcaacccttacggttagggcgatgccttcattcctgatgggagggggagaaagcttttgcaagccttaagcttagaaggatatctaccataatttctccccctccgagc
This genomic interval carries:
- the LOC139158857 gene encoding perilipin-2-like, coding for MSSPGAELIPTRIVDDHQSHPAIQAVFEMAETDVKSIARSTEPLLHIFEPQLSFANMFACRNLYRLQHKYPIMQQTVDQIMTNAIESIYTKLTEVKDIMDTMLDISIEAAAESVEVTLCSARSAVDTIMDIDMAQMMASSVDKIIFKSDDLLEHFLPITDEEF